Proteins from one Phytoactinopolyspora mesophila genomic window:
- a CDS encoding GNAT family N-acetyltransferase: MTRWASATHDDPAPRGIAFPASQAAIRPITRHDLDAVGRLYAQCLPDDEVGTSDAAIADIHAAWNGEYGTWLTGASFLADVDGAPKAAVLLVDSPPWDDVRHLVFMIDLFTHPEHRRTGLGEALCRASLAAVPERTVGLRVDDENHAALGLYQKLGFVPMA, encoded by the coding sequence ATGACACGATGGGCCAGTGCAACTCACGATGATCCGGCCCCCCGGGGAATCGCATTCCCAGCCAGCCAGGCAGCGATTCGACCGATCACCCGGCACGATCTCGACGCGGTCGGCCGGCTGTACGCACAGTGTCTTCCGGACGACGAGGTAGGTACGTCCGACGCCGCGATCGCCGACATCCACGCAGCCTGGAACGGCGAGTACGGAACCTGGCTGACCGGCGCCTCGTTCCTCGCCGACGTCGACGGCGCCCCCAAAGCCGCGGTTCTGCTCGTCGACTCCCCGCCCTGGGACGATGTGCGTCACCTTGTCTTCATGATCGACCTCTTCACACATCCCGAGCACCGGCGTACCGGGCTGGGCGAGGCGCTCTGCCGCGCCTCGCTCGCAGCAGTACCGGAGCGCACCGTCGGCCTGCGCGTAGACGACGAGAACCACGCCGCACTGGGCCTCTACCAGAAGCTGGGCTTCGTGCCCATGGCGTGA
- a CDS encoding IclR family transcriptional regulator, whose translation MAKSKNAGSVQSVERALDLLEALAQADSALGLTTLIQETDLPLATVHRLLSTLGARGYIRQDPESRRYLLGPSVLKLREPYTRLFGVWARRHLAELSEISQETANLAVLDGDYVVYIAQVSAPRRLRMFTHVGNRVLPHSSAVGKVLLAYSPREDAERIIDRTGLPRRTSTTITDQDQFFAELDTVARQGYAIDAGEEEEAVRCIAVPVFVVGQPVAGMSVSGPAARLEPRQQDRLIAEMTRIAAALSASLRAGNADGEAFPQYG comes from the coding sequence GTGGCCAAGAGCAAGAACGCGGGCAGCGTGCAGTCTGTGGAACGAGCCCTGGACCTCCTCGAGGCCCTGGCGCAAGCCGACAGCGCGCTTGGATTGACAACACTCATCCAGGAGACCGATCTGCCGCTCGCGACCGTCCACCGGCTCTTGAGCACTCTGGGAGCACGCGGATACATCCGGCAGGACCCGGAGTCACGCCGTTACCTGCTAGGCCCCAGCGTGCTGAAGCTGCGCGAGCCTTACACCCGGCTGTTCGGCGTGTGGGCCCGGCGCCACCTGGCCGAGCTGTCCGAGATCAGTCAGGAGACCGCCAACCTCGCCGTCCTGGACGGCGATTACGTCGTCTACATAGCCCAGGTGTCCGCACCCCGCAGGCTGCGCATGTTCACCCACGTCGGCAACCGCGTCCTGCCACACTCCAGCGCCGTAGGCAAGGTCCTGCTCGCCTACAGCCCACGCGAGGACGCCGAGCGGATCATCGACCGCACCGGACTGCCCCGGCGCACCTCCACCACCATCACCGACCAGGACCAGTTCTTCGCCGAACTCGACACCGTGGCCCGCCAGGGTTATGCCATCGACGCCGGCGAGGAGGAAGAGGCGGTGCGCTGCATCGCCGTGCCGGTGTTCGTCGTCGGCCAGCCCGTGGCGGGCATGTCCGTATCCGGACCCGCGGCCCGGCTCGAACCGCGGCAGCAGGACCGGCTGATCGCCGAGATGACGCGGATCGCGGCAGCACTGTCCGCTTCGCTACGCGCAGGCAACGCTGACGGGGAGGCTTTTCCGCAATACGGATAA